The following proteins are encoded in a genomic region of Zea mays cultivar B73 chromosome 9, Zm-B73-REFERENCE-NAM-5.0, whole genome shotgun sequence:
- the LOC100383311 gene encoding serine/threonine-protein kinase Nek2: MESVLEKKLQHQSSTPKKLDINYLRSITKNFSEDQILGHGGCGIVYKGERENGEVVAVKKLKVDNVGKDDKQFMNEVIHAMDICHPNIVRLEGYCCHTEKEVTFHDGSFVLAEEFYRLLCFEYIPNGSLDKYLSDESSGLDWHVRYNIIEGVCNGLHCLHEGRNILHLDLKPANILLDENKIPKIADFGLSRLIDEGKTHIHTKNLAGTCGYMAPEYIERYVLSKESDIYSLGVIIIEIVTGERKYPVGTSNEEFVEVYEKWRRRLQATRNKTSLEEECQQVNQCIEVGLKCMDNDPKRRPSIREVVQIIKRSENIDSCSVTTRDGKHREESVYSEWSEKINILVLGSSKQSIEAMETICHELKGLTDVPEYIIKDADRLVLDLTMMVEKSFNLTLAGASSMQLKHALNTLFQIFKVRHLAQAMKEGTLEKLVTQILIWISSETVLKTELDDARELLKALNVLMLHILDNVDRTSIFVILINLLFPFDPSRRPSYTPLELLAVTNAKILDLVVKCLVKLTKALGSTINTIDLDRVLQNIHVFFQQLGVRGMVRRTGTYDKPQRMIRTIVHELVKLLDSKIKDHLSLVPIDAEPRPFILGLIDFELKELAMSAPSLPMDPTHGDAATINSTDTSTNSSSLECMVLSLEKLPRPDNNPRSTNFGRTITKSTLETSLRAPESTSNLVIPRTSEAVESFAVTSLAAIGR, translated from the exons ATGGAGAGCGTCTTGGAGAAAAAGCTACAGCATCAAAGTTCGACACCAAAAAAGTTGGACATAAACTATTTAAGATCCATCACGAAAAATTTCTCTGAAGATCAAATACTTGGACATGGTGGGTGTGGAATAGTTTACAAG GGTGAGCGAGAAAACGGTGAGGTGGTTGCAGTAAAGAAGCTTAAGGTGGACAATGTTGGAAAGGATGACAAGCAATTCATGAATGAGGTTATACATGCTATGGATATATGCCATCCTAATATAGTAAGACTTGAAGGCTATTGTTGCCACACTGAAAAGGAAGTAACGTTTCACGATGGATCTTTTGTTTTGGCCGAAGAGTTTTATAGATTGCTTTGTTTCGAGTATATCCCAAATGGAAGCCTCGACAAGTATCTTAGCG ATGAATCTTCTGGGCTAGACTGGCATGTACGTTATAATATAATCGAGGGAGTTTGTAACGGTTTGCACTGTCTTCATGAGGGTAGAAACATTCTCCATTTGGATCTAAAGCCTGCCAACATATTGCTGGATGAGAACAAGATACCCAAAATTGCAGACTTTGGTCTGTCaaggctcattgatgaaggaaaaACCCATATTCACACAAAGAATTTAGCAGGAACATG TGGATACATGGCACCTGAATACATAGAAAGATACGTTCTTTCGAAAGAGTCAGACATATACAGTTTGGGCGTTATAATAATAGAGATAGTGACAGGGGAAAGGAAATACCCTGTGGGAACAAGTAACGAAGAATTTGTTGAG GTGTATGAGAAATGGAGGAGAAGACTGCAGGCAACAAGGAACAAGACATCACTGGAAGAAGAGTGTCAACAAGTAAACCAATGCATTGAAGTTGGGCTGAAATGCATGGACAACGACCCAAAGAGAAGGCCTAGTATAAGAGAAGTAGTTCAGATTATTAAAAGAAGTGAAAATATAGATTCATGTTCAGTTACCACTAGAGATGG AAAACATAGGGAGGAATCGGTATATTCAGAATGGAGCGAAAAAATTAATATCCTTGTGTTAGGTTCATCTAAGCAG TCTATTGAAGCAATGGAAACTATATGCCATGAGCTAAAAGGCCTGACAGATGTGCCTGAATACATCATTAAAGACGCTGACAGATTGGTTTTGGACTTGACAATGATG GTTGAAAAAAGCTTCAACTTAACCCTTGCTGGGGCATCTTCTATGCAATTGAAGCATGCTTTAAATACTCTCTTTCAG ATTTTTAAAGTCAGACATCTTGCTCAAGCTATGAAGGAAGGTACTTTAGAGAAACTGGTCACACAAATTCTAATATGGATTTCGAGTGAGACGGTTCTCAAAACGGAATTGGATGACGCCCGAGAACTACTTAAGGCTTTAAATGTTTTGATGCTTCACATCTTG GATAACGTGGACAGGACGTCCATTTTTGTAATTCTAATTAATTTATTATTTCCCTTTGACCCTTCAAGACGGCCATCCTACACGCCATTGGAGCTCCTTGCTGTCACAAATGCGAAAATTTTAGATTTAGTTGTGAAATGTTTAGTTAAACTGACCAAG GCTCTTGGGAGTACAATTAACACCATTGACCTTGATCGCGTTCTTCAAAACATTCACGTCTTTTTTCAACAACTAGGAGTGAGAGGAATGGTGAGAAG GACTGGAACTTATGACAAGCCACAACGAATGATTAGAACTATAGTGCATGAGCTTGTAAAGCTTCTGGATTCAAAAATAAAAGATCATCTTTCATTGGTCCCTATAGATGCTGAACCTCGGCCATTCATTCTGGGATTAATTGACTTTGAACTTAAG GAACTTGCAATGTCGGCGCCATCTCTACCTATGGACCCAACTCATGGGGATGCTGCTACAATTAACAGTACAGATACATCCACCAATTCATCATCACTGGAGTGTATGGTTCTGAGCTTGGAAAAGCTGCCTAGACCAGACAACAACCCGAGAAGTACTAATTTTGGTCGTACAATTACTAAATCGACTCTGGAGACATCACTTCGCGCTCCTGAAAGTACTAGTAATTTGGTAATTCCACGCACATCAGAGGCAGTCGAATCCTTTGCCGTAACGTCTCTTGCGGCGATAGGGCGCTGA